In Desulfobulbus oralis, one DNA window encodes the following:
- a CDS encoding zinc ribbon domain-containing protein: MNEDMEKLISLQKLDSELAGFDQAIARCEADTVKRKQAIQAEQEKLAALKVKIELLTQKQQENQTEHEGANARMKESQNRMLLVQTSREHQALLKEIEDSKKLAKTTEERALQFIEQLEQLGRDAEELAGRCENEAAELAGAQQRNAKEIKRLNAAKKGIDGERAAYAKDVPQELMKRYDKLMLKREGLAVVAVKDSVCTGCHMTLPPQQVNEVIKGDKLNICPTCQRILYYETPAEDEAATPELEEAPLAE; the protein is encoded by the coding sequence TTGAACGAAGACATGGAAAAACTCATCAGCCTGCAAAAACTTGACAGCGAGCTTGCCGGATTTGACCAGGCCATCGCCAGATGCGAGGCAGATACGGTCAAGCGGAAGCAGGCCATTCAGGCGGAGCAGGAAAAGCTGGCGGCCCTGAAGGTGAAAATAGAGCTGCTCACCCAAAAACAGCAGGAAAATCAGACTGAACACGAAGGGGCGAATGCCCGCATGAAGGAGAGCCAGAACAGGATGCTGCTGGTGCAGACCAGCCGCGAGCATCAGGCCCTGCTCAAGGAAATCGAGGACAGCAAGAAGCTGGCCAAGACTACGGAGGAACGGGCGCTCCAGTTCATCGAGCAACTGGAGCAACTGGGCAGGGACGCCGAGGAACTGGCAGGCCGCTGCGAAAACGAAGCAGCCGAGCTTGCCGGGGCCCAGCAGCGGAATGCCAAGGAAATCAAACGCCTGAATGCGGCAAAAAAGGGCATTGACGGCGAGCGCGCCGCATACGCCAAAGACGTGCCGCAGGAGCTGATGAAGCGCTACGACAAACTGATGCTCAAGCGCGAGGGTCTGGCCGTGGTAGCCGTCAAGGACAGCGTCTGCACGGGCTGTCACATGACCCTGCCGCCCCAGCAGGTCAACGAGGTGATAAAGGGAGACAAGCTCAATATCTGCCCAACCTGCCAGCGAATTCTGTACTATGAAACTCCAGCGGAGGACGAGGCGGCCACGCCGGAACTGGAGGAGGCCCCGCTTGCCGAATAA
- a CDS encoding Nif3-like dinuclear metal center hexameric protein, translating to MPTVNDIHEAIQRLVPDDLAESWDNVGLLAGSRQQEVHRILLALDPSVSVARQAAATGADLIITHHPAIFKPIRHLLTDTPTGAFLAAAMRQNISVIACHTSLDSTAEGVSHSLAAALGLEKLRPLVPAGRGFAPICGLGSIGAYATAISAEELVARLRAHCAPPWILAAGRRPETVHCVALCAGSGSELAELALSQGADVYITAEVKHHVARWAEDAGIWILDAGHFPTENPAMPLFARELRELFAERHWEIPIGLAEQKTPLGLLWPPAA from the coding sequence ATGCCCACTGTAAACGACATACACGAGGCCATACAGCGGCTGGTGCCGGATGATCTGGCCGAATCCTGGGACAATGTTGGCCTTCTGGCCGGGTCCCGGCAGCAGGAGGTGCACCGCATCCTGCTGGCCCTTGACCCCTCCGTGTCTGTGGCCCGTCAGGCTGCAGCCACTGGCGCGGATCTGATCATCACCCACCATCCTGCCATTTTCAAGCCGATACGCCATCTGCTGACCGACACGCCGACAGGCGCCTTTCTGGCCGCAGCCATGCGGCAAAACATCAGCGTCATCGCCTGCCACACCAGCCTGGATTCGACGGCAGAAGGCGTCAGCCATTCACTGGCCGCCGCTCTTGGTCTGGAAAAGCTCCGCCCGCTGGTGCCGGCAGGCCGCGGTTTTGCCCCGATTTGCGGGTTGGGCAGCATCGGCGCCTATGCCACAGCCATCAGTGCAGAGGAGCTGGTGGCCAGGCTGCGCGCCCACTGCGCTCCGCCCTGGATCCTCGCCGCGGGCCGGAGACCCGAAACAGTCCACTGTGTGGCGCTCTGCGCTGGTTCGGGTTCGGAACTTGCCGAACTGGCGCTGTCTCAGGGCGCAGACGTCTATATTACCGCCGAAGTCAAACACCACGTGGCCCGCTGGGCCGAAGACGCCGGCATCTGGATCCTGGATGCCGGACATTTTCCCACGGAAAATCCGGCCATGCCGCTCTTCGCCAGAGAGCTGCGTGAGCTGTTTGCCGAACGCCACTGGGAGATTCCGATTGGGCTGGCGGAACAAAAAACGCCTCTGGGCCTGCTCTGGCCGCCAGCCGCCTGA
- a CDS encoding Rne/Rng family ribonuclease — protein sequence MAERKTRARRSGAKTGSQASTGAWWKSTEPEEEMPASEAGQKSSDQTGPGQGGQEEAGKTPRRPAGRRKKKAAAADSDSGASVAAGGEPAQAVPPAPLSAEAPETVGGSGAGLEAESAEVADVAAEPPPPEPKEAAVRASRKPRHGHRRGKKTETPAPESGAGGAVPDTVLVAEAPAPEVPASEEASSEPSAVSHDPEAVYKLLVNAEEPEECRVALLENGRLESFHVSNVEREATRNNIYKGRIVSIEANLQVAFVDIGTGRNAFLPFSEIHPEYYRENLSDRVRELVNQQQWKKLKIEEVMQKGQEVLVQVVKEVTGNKGASVTTYLSLPGRCLVLLPGSDSAGISRKITGEERRGALREMMGELELPEGIGYIVRTASVDINQSNLKEDLDRLLSLWEQIRGRGQTVESPALIYQEQDTVVRFLRDHFFPEIQEIVVDTEATLQQVRDFIQQLPAEQRRVRVRQHKGVKPIFNQHNIEEQIESIYRPQVPLPSGGSIVIDPTEALVAIDVNSGRTSKNSDFEDSIFQANMEAAEELARQLRLRDLGGLIVVDFIDMRNKKHIQEVERQVKASMKRDKAKVDVSRISRFGLMQISRQKMGAPTAKGSYIVCPHCQGRGVVRSVETLALFYLRRIQTGIIRKKVARVECRFPLEVAQYLLNRKKEELVALERQHNAAIDIIVRPDMRPMENEMEFLGAKNVV from the coding sequence ATGGCAGAGAGGAAAACAAGGGCCCGCAGGAGTGGAGCGAAAACAGGCTCGCAGGCGAGTACGGGCGCGTGGTGGAAGAGCACGGAGCCCGAGGAAGAAATGCCGGCCTCAGAGGCTGGTCAAAAATCCTCGGATCAGACCGGGCCTGGACAGGGTGGCCAGGAGGAGGCCGGGAAAACGCCTCGCCGCCCCGCCGGACGCCGGAAAAAAAAGGCAGCCGCTGCCGACTCCGACTCAGGAGCATCAGTCGCGGCTGGGGGGGAGCCGGCGCAGGCCGTTCCGCCCGCCCCCCTGTCCGCAGAAGCGCCGGAAACTGTGGGCGGCAGTGGCGCCGGGCTCGAGGCGGAGAGCGCCGAAGTGGCGGATGTCGCTGCAGAGCCTCCTCCGCCCGAGCCCAAGGAGGCGGCGGTGCGGGCCTCCAGGAAGCCCCGCCATGGGCACAGGCGGGGCAAAAAGACCGAAACCCCTGCTCCCGAATCCGGGGCTGGCGGAGCAGTTCCGGACACTGTCCTGGTGGCCGAAGCCCCGGCGCCGGAAGTCCCCGCTTCAGAAGAGGCGTCTTCCGAGCCATCGGCCGTCAGCCATGACCCCGAGGCCGTGTACAAGCTTCTGGTCAACGCCGAGGAACCCGAGGAGTGCCGGGTGGCGCTGCTGGAAAACGGCCGTTTGGAATCCTTCCACGTTTCCAACGTCGAACGCGAAGCCACCAGAAACAACATTTACAAGGGCCGCATCGTTTCCATCGAGGCCAATCTGCAGGTCGCCTTTGTGGACATCGGCACTGGCCGCAACGCCTTTTTGCCTTTCAGCGAAATCCATCCGGAATACTACCGCGAGAATTTGAGCGACCGCGTGCGCGAGCTGGTGAACCAGCAGCAGTGGAAAAAGCTCAAGATCGAAGAGGTCATGCAAAAGGGCCAGGAAGTGCTGGTGCAGGTCGTGAAGGAGGTGACCGGCAACAAGGGGGCGAGCGTCACCACCTATCTGTCCCTGCCGGGTCGCTGCCTGGTGTTGTTGCCTGGCAGTGACAGTGCGGGCATTTCCCGCAAGATCACAGGCGAAGAGCGCCGCGGTGCATTGCGGGAAATGATGGGCGAGCTGGAGCTGCCCGAAGGCATCGGCTACATCGTGCGCACCGCCAGTGTGGACATCAACCAGAGCAATTTGAAAGAGGATCTGGACCGCCTGCTCAGCCTGTGGGAGCAGATTCGTGGCCGGGGCCAGACCGTCGAGTCGCCGGCCCTCATCTATCAGGAGCAGGACACGGTAGTGCGTTTTTTGCGGGACCATTTTTTTCCGGAGATTCAGGAAATTGTGGTGGACACCGAAGCAACGCTCCAGCAGGTGCGGGACTTCATCCAGCAACTGCCGGCAGAGCAGCGCAGAGTGCGGGTACGGCAGCACAAGGGCGTAAAGCCCATCTTCAACCAGCACAACATCGAAGAGCAGATCGAGTCCATTTACCGGCCCCAGGTTCCGCTGCCCTCCGGCGGCTCCATTGTCATCGATCCGACCGAGGCGCTGGTGGCCATTGACGTCAACTCGGGCCGCACCTCCAAGAACAGCGACTTTGAAGACAGCATCTTTCAGGCCAATATGGAGGCGGCGGAAGAACTGGCCCGCCAGCTCCGGCTGCGCGACCTGGGCGGACTCATTGTGGTGGATTTCATCGACATGCGCAACAAGAAGCACATCCAGGAAGTGGAGCGCCAGGTCAAGGCGAGCATGAAGCGCGACAAGGCCAAGGTGGATGTCAGCCGCATTTCCCGCTTTGGTCTGATGCAGATTTCCCGCCAGAAGATGGGCGCCCCCACGGCCAAGGGCAGCTATATCGTCTGCCCCCACTGTCAGGGCCGGGGCGTGGTGCGCTCGGTGGAAACGCTGGCGCTCTTCTATCTGCGTCGCATCCAGACCGGCATCATCAGGAAGAAGGTCGCCCGGGTGGAATGCCGCTTTCCGCTGGAGGTGGCGCAGTACCTGTTGAACCGGAAAAAGGAGGAGCTGGTGGCCCTGGAGCGGCAGCACAATGCGGCCATTGACATTATCGTGCGACCCGACATGCGACCCATGGAAAACGAGATGGAATTTTTGGGCGCGAAAAACGTGGTCTGA
- a CDS encoding ribonuclease HI family protein, which translates to MPNKLPGRESICRRLAEKLDEAWLAQMFPEYEPAAILSVLRGTRGKSSKTLAASDAPGAPAGWCQLFTDGASRGNPGPAGAGALLLAADGAELQRISTYLGLCTNNAAEYKALIAGLKEALRQGCGRLSLCMDSELIVRQLEGRYKVRHEQLLPLYQEAKTLLARFDAWQVRHVPRTQNQTADALANAGIDQYQAGQPNI; encoded by the coding sequence TTGCCGAATAAGCTGCCCGGCCGGGAAAGCATCTGTCGGAGGCTGGCGGAAAAGCTGGACGAGGCCTGGCTGGCTCAAATGTTTCCGGAATACGAGCCGGCAGCCATCCTAAGCGTCCTGAGGGGGACAAGGGGAAAAAGCTCGAAGACGCTGGCCGCATCCGATGCCCCCGGGGCGCCGGCCGGCTGGTGCCAGCTCTTTACCGATGGCGCATCCAGGGGCAATCCGGGCCCTGCCGGAGCAGGCGCCCTGCTTTTGGCGGCAGATGGCGCCGAACTACAGCGCATCTCGACCTACCTGGGTCTCTGCACCAATAACGCGGCAGAGTACAAAGCCCTCATCGCCGGCCTGAAAGAGGCCCTGCGCCAGGGCTGCGGGCGACTTTCGCTCTGCATGGATTCCGAGCTGATCGTGCGGCAGCTTGAGGGCAGGTACAAGGTCAGACACGAACAGTTGCTGCCGCTCTACCAGGAGGCCAAAACCCTGCTGGCCCGCTTCGACGCCTGGCAGGTGCGCCATGTGCCCCGCACGCAGAACCAGACGGCAGATGCGCTGGCCAATGCGGGCATCGACCAGTATCAGGCCGGGCAGCCCAACATATAA
- a CDS encoding LPS-assembly protein LptD has translation MNAEEWEITADRMVRYENPASVIAEGHVILEKKEKQAVAPKDSSSKWDDLLGADSGDLDDENRAAQPVSAVTTTTSIKADWVAYDVAMGQAKIRGNVLINVKGDELAADSGSINLKNSTGSFENARIVRQELDLHLEGRTIEKTGDLTYHIEDGWVITCRLQDGQEPPWSFGAADTKITDGGYAVMKHAVFRVKGIPVFYSPYMILPAKHERQTGFLFPAWYMSDRDGFGLETPFFVNLSPTADITLYPRYFSKRGVMMGGEFRYATDESSKGMFRGHYLDDDLSDPSEEAYYRDGSFSHSNVERYWIRGKADQNFGDWITRLDIDVVSDKDYLREFNSGSTAFNANNRLYYNAFGRSFEQKLDQYRENTAKVLRSFEDGSIFQAEFMAINDVSDRVYSADEPSQFWKLPSLSYSGLRPIASSSADISWDSSYTHFWRDKGVGAQRFDLFPEISTNLPISRYLESSVHGGIRETFYTIDDGGATDWKNDDTVNRWLYRLGGEISTTLYREYGATDNHGDSLGHTIRPFVEYTYLKIPDTDILPQFDTVDEIEEANTIYYGVNNFFSLFGHDSDERDLVFFKARQGYDMRSEMSDTPLTPVELKTGFYPLTNTRLFYTAALDVYGNGTEHAIEADYRSGRGDVFGVDYRYNEKLNINSVSGSIWYLLPYDFALGYSIERAIEQKVTIEEKFHLVYQPACWSVELASDRSPGDQTIMLIFRLANIGMPFGVDVGGAGL, from the coding sequence ATGAATGCAGAGGAGTGGGAAATCACGGCGGACAGGATGGTCCGCTATGAAAACCCTGCCAGTGTGATTGCCGAGGGTCATGTCATTCTGGAAAAAAAGGAAAAACAAGCTGTCGCGCCAAAGGATAGCTCTTCCAAATGGGACGATCTGCTTGGCGCTGACTCCGGGGACCTGGACGACGAAAACAGAGCAGCCCAGCCAGTATCGGCAGTCACCACAACCACCTCCATCAAGGCGGACTGGGTTGCCTACGACGTGGCCATGGGTCAGGCCAAAATCCGGGGCAACGTCCTGATCAACGTCAAGGGAGATGAACTGGCCGCCGACAGTGGCAGCATCAATCTGAAAAACTCGACCGGTTCCTTTGAAAACGCCAGAATTGTACGGCAGGAGCTGGATCTGCACCTGGAAGGGCGCACGATCGAAAAAACGGGCGACCTCACCTACCATATCGAGGACGGCTGGGTTATCACCTGCAGGCTGCAGGATGGGCAGGAGCCGCCCTGGAGTTTCGGCGCGGCCGACACCAAGATCACCGACGGCGGCTATGCGGTGATGAAGCATGCCGTATTCCGGGTCAAGGGCATTCCCGTCTTCTATTCGCCCTACATGATCCTGCCTGCCAAGCATGAGCGCCAGACCGGTTTTCTCTTTCCCGCCTGGTACATGTCCGACCGTGATGGCTTTGGACTGGAAACGCCATTTTTCGTCAATCTCTCGCCCACTGCCGACATCACCCTGTACCCCCGCTACTTTTCCAAACGCGGGGTTATGATGGGCGGTGAATTTCGTTATGCCACCGATGAAAGCAGCAAGGGCATGTTCAGAGGGCACTATCTGGACGATGATCTGAGCGATCCGTCGGAAGAAGCCTATTATCGGGACGGCAGCTTTTCCCACAGCAACGTGGAACGGTACTGGATCAGGGGCAAGGCCGATCAGAACTTTGGCGACTGGATTACACGTCTGGATATCGATGTGGTTTCGGACAAGGATTATCTGCGCGAATTCAACTCCGGTTCAACCGCATTCAACGCCAATAACCGCCTCTACTACAATGCCTTTGGCCGCAGCTTTGAACAGAAACTGGACCAGTACCGGGAAAACACCGCCAAAGTGCTGCGTTCCTTTGAAGACGGCTCGATCTTTCAGGCCGAATTCATGGCCATCAACGATGTCAGCGACCGGGTTTACAGTGCCGACGAGCCTTCCCAGTTCTGGAAGCTGCCATCACTGAGCTATTCCGGCCTGCGGCCCATCGCCTCATCCTCCGCCGATATTTCCTGGGACAGCAGCTATACCCATTTCTGGCGCGACAAGGGCGTCGGCGCCCAGCGCTTTGACCTCTTCCCCGAAATTTCAACGAATCTGCCGATCAGCAGATACCTGGAAAGTTCCGTGCATGGCGGCATCCGCGAAACCTTCTACACCATTGATGACGGCGGGGCAACGGACTGGAAAAACGACGATACAGTCAACCGCTGGCTGTACAGACTGGGCGGCGAAATCAGCACCACCCTGTACCGCGAATACGGGGCGACAGACAATCACGGCGACAGTCTCGGCCACACCATCCGGCCCTTTGTCGAATATACGTATCTGAAGATTCCGGATACGGATATCCTGCCCCAGTTCGACACCGTGGACGAGATTGAGGAGGCCAACACCATTTACTACGGTGTCAACAACTTTTTCTCCCTGTTCGGCCATGACAGCGATGAACGGGATCTGGTCTTTTTCAAAGCCCGCCAGGGCTACGACATGCGCAGCGAAATGAGTGATACGCCCCTGACCCCGGTGGAGCTCAAAACTGGCTTCTATCCACTCACGAATACGCGCCTGTTCTACACCGCTGCACTGGATGTCTATGGCAATGGCACCGAACATGCCATCGAGGCCGACTACCGCAGCGGGAGGGGCGATGTTTTTGGCGTTGACTACCGCTATAACGAGAAGCTGAACATCAACTCGGTCAGCGGCAGCATCTGGTATCTCCTGCCCTACGATTTCGCTCTGGGCTACAGCATAGAACGGGCCATCGAACAGAAGGTCACCATAGAGGAGAAATTCCATCTGGTCTACCAGCCGGCATGCTGGTCGGTTGAACTGGCTTCCGACCGCAGTCCCGGCGACCAGACCATCATGCTGATCTTCAGACTGGCCAATATCGGCATGCCCTTTGGGGTTGACGTGGGTGGGGCGGGATTGTAA
- the ispD gene encoding 2-C-methyl-D-erythritol 4-phosphate cytidylyltransferase, which yields MMTPETVLSCGAILAAGGSGSRMAADRPKQLLPLNGVPILVRSCEVLLQVPGIAEIVVVAPGDWLADCEAVCRNLLPPERRPCLHFTAGGASRQDSVRAGLMALSPALPLVLVHDAARPLADAELAQNCLACADRFGAAIAALPLVDTIKAVQDGRIVATLDRSRLWQAQTPQAARRELLIQAYALAEKDGFQATDEAALLEHAGIAVHTVAGSRRNLKITRPEDLLLARVLLNAGNQAKGTGMRIGHGFDVHRLVAGRKLILGGVTIDHPLGLLGHSDADVVCHALMDALLGALALGDIGRHFPDSDARYRDADSLKLLATVWQMAASRGMRLANADISIICQKPKLAPHLGRMQANLAQACHAASTRFNVKASTTEQLGYTGRGEGIAAHAVVLLEENHGA from the coding sequence ATGATGACTCCAGAGACGGTTTTGTCCTGCGGCGCGATTCTGGCCGCAGGCGGTTCAGGCAGTCGCATGGCCGCAGACCGGCCCAAACAGCTTCTGCCTTTGAATGGCGTGCCCATACTGGTACGGAGCTGCGAGGTCTTGCTCCAGGTGCCCGGGATCGCCGAAATCGTGGTGGTGGCGCCTGGAGATTGGCTCGCCGACTGCGAGGCCGTCTGCCGCAACTTGCTTCCACCTGAAAGGCGGCCCTGCCTGCATTTTACCGCAGGCGGCGCAAGCCGGCAGGATTCGGTGCGGGCCGGGCTGATGGCGCTCTCCCCTGCCCTGCCCCTTGTTCTGGTGCACGATGCGGCCCGTCCCCTGGCGGATGCGGAGCTGGCGCAAAACTGTCTGGCATGTGCCGACCGTTTTGGCGCCGCCATTGCGGCCCTGCCCCTGGTTGATACCATCAAGGCCGTCCAGGATGGCCGCATTGTGGCCACGCTGGACAGGAGCCGTCTCTGGCAGGCGCAAACCCCGCAGGCCGCGCGCCGGGAGCTCCTGATCCAGGCCTATGCGCTCGCCGAAAAAGACGGTTTTCAGGCCACCGACGAGGCCGCGCTTCTTGAACACGCGGGCATTGCCGTGCATACTGTGGCAGGCTCGAGAAGGAATCTGAAAATCACCAGACCGGAAGACCTGCTGCTGGCCCGGGTCCTTCTGAACGCAGGCAATCAGGCGAAAGGCACAGGCATGAGAATCGGCCACGGATTTGATGTGCACCGGCTTGTTGCCGGCCGCAAACTGATTTTGGGCGGGGTGACCATCGACCACCCCCTGGGCCTTTTGGGCCACTCGGACGCCGACGTAGTCTGCCACGCCCTTATGGATGCCCTTCTGGGCGCGCTGGCGCTTGGCGACATTGGCCGCCATTTCCCGGACAGCGATGCCCGTTACAGAGACGCGGACAGTCTGAAACTCCTGGCCACAGTGTGGCAAATGGCCGCCAGCCGCGGCATGCGCCTGGCCAACGCCGATATCAGCATCATCTGCCAAAAACCGAAACTGGCCCCGCATCTGGGCCGGATGCAGGCGAACCTGGCCCAGGCCTGCCACGCGGCAAGTACACGCTTCAATGTCAAGGCCAGCACCACGGAACAACTGGGCTATACCGGCCGGGGCGAAGGCATTGCCGCCCATGCCGTGGTCTTGTTGGAGGAAAATCATGGAGCCTGA
- a CDS encoding M20/M25/M40 family metallo-hydrolase — protein sequence MEPDAERLAQEFVTLCEIASPSRSEAGLCRRLQERFKELHADYIGEDRSAKETGADCGNLLVRFKGTLPRPAIFFACHMDTVTPAQGIRVQRRGDLFTSSGDTILGGDDKSGIAACIEAMRVLADTGAPHRPVEFVFTTCEEIGLLGAKAFDPKTLMAREGYALDGSGFGEVITRAPAMNRLTATVSGLAAHAGLHPEWGVNAIMLAAKALADMPCGRIDDESTVNFGTIRGGLATNIVPDQVVIEGEVRSHNPKTLEQLSRAIKDRFVDTGGLWCDPSGEARGRPGIAVQIEQEFPAMRLADDAPLLCRIDQAAGLVQMPLAHTASGGGSDANIFNGKGLATAVVATGMTNVHATDEQLSLADLQALTRLVLALLTEVPF from the coding sequence ATGGAGCCTGATGCCGAAAGGCTGGCGCAGGAATTCGTCACCCTGTGCGAAATCGCAAGCCCTTCCCGCAGCGAGGCCGGGCTGTGCCGCCGTCTGCAGGAGCGCTTCAAGGAGCTGCATGCAGATTATATAGGCGAGGACAGATCGGCCAAAGAGACCGGCGCGGATTGCGGCAACCTGCTCGTACGCTTCAAGGGCACGCTGCCCAGGCCCGCCATCTTTTTTGCCTGCCACATGGATACGGTCACGCCCGCACAGGGCATCAGGGTGCAGCGCAGGGGCGATCTGTTCACCAGCAGCGGCGACACCATTCTGGGCGGCGACGACAAATCCGGCATTGCGGCCTGCATCGAGGCCATGCGCGTCCTGGCGGACACGGGCGCGCCGCACCGGCCGGTGGAATTTGTCTTCACCACCTGCGAGGAAATCGGCCTGCTGGGCGCCAAGGCCTTTGACCCGAAAACGCTTATGGCCCGGGAAGGCTATGCGCTGGATGGCAGCGGCTTTGGCGAAGTCATCACCAGGGCGCCGGCCATGAATCGGCTGACCGCCACGGTTTCTGGCCTCGCGGCCCACGCCGGTCTGCATCCGGAATGGGGGGTGAACGCCATCATGCTCGCCGCAAAGGCGCTCGCCGACATGCCCTGCGGCCGGATTGACGACGAGAGCACTGTCAACTTCGGCACCATTCGGGGCGGGCTGGCCACCAACATTGTACCCGACCAGGTTGTGATCGAAGGCGAGGTGCGCAGCCACAACCCGAAAACGCTGGAGCAACTGAGCCGCGCCATCAAGGACCGCTTTGTCGATACCGGCGGTCTGTGGTGCGACCCCAGCGGCGAGGCCCGGGGCAGGCCCGGAATTGCGGTGCAGATAGAACAGGAATTCCCGGCCATGAGGCTTGCGGACGATGCTCCGCTCCTCTGCCGCATCGACCAGGCGGCCGGGCTGGTTCAGATGCCGCTCGCCCATACCGCCTCCGGCGGCGGCAGCGACGCCAATATCTTTAATGGCAAAGGGCTGGCCACAGCCGTGGTGGCCACGGGCATGACCAATGTCCATGCCACGGACGAGCAACTGTCACTTGCCGATCTGCAGGCCCTCACCCGGCTGGTGCTGGCCCTGCTCACAGAAGTGCCGTTTTGA
- the purU gene encoding formyltetrahydrofolate deformylase yields the protein MCTDSKASAILLMHCPDKRGIIAVVSEFICKNNGNIIFLDQHVDEVTGAFFMRIEWDLAEFVIPREKIGEYFDVLIGQRYQMEWELHFSSEIPRMALFVSRLPHCLFDILARWKSQEIRAEIPLIVSNHQDLEPVARQFGVGFAHFDMTRENKAEQEAAQLELLRKHQVGFIVLARYMQILSEDFVRHYPNRIINIHHSFLPAFPGAKPYHQAYERGVKVIGATSHYVTAELDCGPIIAQDIIRVSHRDSVADLVRKGRDLEKLVLSRAVWHHLRHQVLVYQNRTCIFT from the coding sequence ATGTGTACCGATTCGAAAGCATCCGCCATTCTGCTCATGCACTGCCCGGACAAAAGGGGCATTATCGCCGTGGTGAGCGAATTCATTTGCAAAAACAACGGCAATATCATCTTCCTCGATCAGCACGTGGACGAGGTCACAGGCGCTTTCTTCATGCGGATCGAGTGGGACCTGGCGGAATTCGTCATTCCCCGGGAAAAAATCGGCGAATATTTTGATGTGCTCATCGGCCAGCGTTATCAAATGGAATGGGAACTGCACTTTTCCTCGGAAATACCGCGCATGGCGCTCTTTGTGTCCAGGCTGCCCCACTGCCTCTTTGACATCCTGGCCCGCTGGAAGTCCCAGGAAATCCGGGCGGAGATCCCGCTCATCGTCAGCAATCACCAGGACCTGGAGCCGGTGGCCCGGCAGTTTGGCGTGGGCTTTGCCCACTTCGACATGACACGGGAAAACAAGGCCGAGCAGGAAGCGGCCCAGCTCGAACTGCTCCGGAAACACCAGGTGGGTTTCATCGTGCTGGCCCGTTACATGCAGATCCTCTCAGAAGATTTCGTGCGCCACTACCCGAACCGCATCATCAACATCCATCACTCCTTCTTGCCCGCCTTTCCCGGCGCCAAGCCCTATCACCAGGCCTACGAACGCGGGGTCAAGGTGATCGGCGCCACCAGCCACTACGTCACCGCCGAACTGGACTGCGGGCCCATCATCGCCCAGGACATCATCCGCGTAAGCCACCGGGATTCGGTAGCCGATCTGGTGCGCAAGGGCCGGGACCTGGAAAAGCTGGTGCTGTCCCGTGCCGTCTGGCACCACCTGCGGCATCAGGTGCTGGTCTACCAGAACCGCACCTGCATCTTCACCTGA